AAGCTTTGTGCCACAGGAGGAGTTGATGTGTCTAGTGTGACTGGTTCATTTGCCACCAATTTTGGCCGATCGTCTTTCTTTGCAGTCTCTTGAGATTTGTCTTTTGAAGGAAGTTGAGGACTGTCCGTGGGCACCCTTGGCAGAGTTTTCAGAGTCAAAGACTTCAGGTTGGCTATATGTGGTGGTTGTAGTCTTGATAAGTAGGATTTCCTTGATGAGTAATCAAGGTTTAGTGTTGTGCTCTTTTCGGAATATGACTGCCCGTCTGGAGCCGCTAATAGAAGCCGTTGAGGGGTGTTGTCAATTTCTTGATGGTTCGAATGCTGGGATAAGAGTAGAAGAGGCGCATATGTACTTGCCACAGCGGGGGCGAGTGGACACGATTTTTCGCTACCAAGTTTTTGGAATATGCCCAAATGGTGTTTGCGCTGGGCTGGTGGTAGCCGTTGAATTAATGATTGCACGTAACTCTGCAGTAGCTTGAtggtattattttttctttctaaaTGCAAGTGGGTAGTTCGGCTCCTCTCATCGGCCATTTTCTTATGCAACCTTAGATCTTGCAATTCCTGTTCCTGGATAGCGAACAAATCCTCTGGATTGTTTTCCTCAAAGGGGTCCACCAAAGTCACATTGGTGGGGATTTGTACTTGATTTTGTGTTTCTGTTTCTATTTGCCCCTTTGTTTCTGATTGTTGCGATAGTTCTGCTTGTAATGCTTCGATAGTCTCCCTCTGGTTAGCGATGCTTTTCTTGTAGGATAACATCGTGAGATTGGCTTTGTCGACCAGCTCAGGAATACATTTAAGATAGTCATCCTTTGCTTTAGCCTGCTTCTTCAAGTGCTCCAGTGATTTGGTTGCTTGTAGCAGTTGCATTTTCAAGTTATTCACTTTGATTTCGGAATTTTTTCTCACGTTATTCAGTTCTCGCCTCACTTTGGCCAGCTCTTTTGAGCTTTCTGCATCAAACACCTTGCTGTCTAAACTTAGTTCTAGTCCTTCGTAGTATTTTTCATGGAACGTGTGAATCTCATCTAACTTGGTGTTCACCGTGTTCTGGACGTTTTTGTAGTCCTGTAACTTGGCGCAGATTTCCTTCTTGAGATTAACAAGCAAAGTGTATTCATCGTAGTTGCGTTCTTCTTTGCTAGAGGGAAGTCGAACAAGTTCGATTCTCTTTTCAGCAGAGCTCTTGTGCGTTTCCTTTAACGCGTTGTTCTCATCCAGGatacttttcatttttccatGTAAACTAGCCATCTTAATTTCATAGCCTATGATCTCGCCGGACAATAACTTGGCGCTAGACACTAAAGCGGCTTCATTTTCTCGGTAATGATTCACTAAAGATTGAAGCTCCTTGACTTTGCTTTTCATCTGCCTTAAAGATGACTTCTTTTGTACTCTTGAGCTGCTGAGGCCCTTCGTCACAGCCGCATATTCCTTGTCCGAGTTGAAAGATGAGCTCGACTCCTGATCACTACCATCTATCACACTGCGAGTGATGGCATCCAAGACACCACGATTTTTTGGCATAAGCACTCAGTCTTGGCCTTTTTCCCTCCTTTCTCCACTGATCGAAGCTGTGTGCAAAAATCGTCCCCGGtgtttatttatttgtCCTATGGATAGATATGTTACTCACGCGTCGCGTCGCTCCTAAAGACATGAAAAGCGCTTTTACATCTTTGCTAATACTAGCATCGCAGAAGATCTTCTCCATTGCTATGCAACATACCTGCCTTGGTAGTTGGTTTCATAATTTACAATATACAAAGTTATATGCCCTCCGAGTCAAGGAAAAGATTGTCTTCCAAAAAAGGTGCAACTGTGCGTTTAGAATTGGTGGAGAATTATGTGATATGCTTCTTCACCGTCCTCTGCTTCTGCCTAATACCACACTCATCAATTGACTGGAGATCTGGCCTATCTTGCTACTACTTcatagatttttttttttttcatctatCCCCTTCCATCCCCTTCTGGTTCTACCCCTTCAGCGTGAAAAATCACCATACACGATCAATCCGCCCGAGAACgaaaagtgaaaagaacaaaCAAGTCGTGTCAGATCCATTCCTCTATTCCTGTAGTCGGGTTGCATTCTGAATTTACACGTCACGAACCAGCACTATTTCGCTACTGTAGGTGTAGAACATTAGGACAAGGCAAGCTTCTGCGATAGACACTTTACTCACACATATTTCCCTTTGTTCCCGTTTGCTCTCCCtaattgaacaataaaGATGGTCAAACTTGCTGAGTTTTCTCGAACAGCCACGTTTGCGTGGTCACATGATAAAATTCCATTATTGGTCTCTGGTACCGTATCTGGTACGGTGGATGCTAATTTCTCCACTGATTCATCTCTAGAATTGTGGTCATTGTTGGCTGCTGATTCGGAGAAGCCTATTGCTTCCTTGCAAGTGGATTCCAAATTCAATGATTTGGATTGGTCTCATAATAACAAGATTATTGCTGGTGCTCTGGATAACGGTAGTTTGGAATTGTACTCCACCAATGAAGCAAACAACGCTATCAACTCCATGGCCAGATTTAGCAACCATTCTTCCTCTGTGAAGACGGTAAAGTTTAACGCAAAGCAAGACAACGTTCTTGCTTCGGGTGGTAACAACggtgaaatttttatttgggACATGAATAAATGCACTGAATCGCCCTCCAATTATACTCCATTGACACCGGGTCAATCGATGTCGTCCGTTGACGAGGTCATTTCCCTAGCATGGAACCAATCTTTGGCCCATGTTTTTGCATCTGCCGGGTCGTCTAATTTCGCATCTATTTGGGATTTGAAGGCTAAGAAGGAAGTCATTCATCTAAGTTACACTTCACCTAATTCAGGTATCAAGCAACAGCTGTCCGTTGTTGAATGGCACCCAAAAAACTCCACAAGAGTGGCAACGGCTACTGGTAGCGATAATGATCCATCTATCCTGATCTGGGATTTAAGAAACGCCAACACACCATTGCAGACTTTAAATCAAGGCCATCAAAAGGGTATTTTGTCATTAGATTGGTGTCATCAGGACGAACATCTATTATTGTCCAGTGGTAGAGATAATACCGTTCTTCTATGGAACCCTGAGTCAGCCGAACAACTGTCCCAATTCCCAGCTCGTGGAAACTGGTGTTTTAAGACCAAATTTGCACCAGAGGCTCCAGACCTATTTGCTTGTGCCTCCTTTGATAACAAAATTGAGGTACAGACTTTGCAAAATCTCACAAACACTTTGGATGAGCAAGAAACCGAAACTAAGCAGCAAGAATctgaaacagatttttgGAATAATGTTTCCCGAGAGGAATCAAAAGAGAAGCCAACTGTTTTCCATTTACAAGCCCCAACTTGGTATGGGGAACCATCTCCCGCAGCTCATTGGGCTTTCGGTGGTAAATTGGTTCAAATTACTCCAGATGGTAAAGGTGTATCTATAACAAACCCAAAAATTTCAGGCTTAGAATCAAACACTACTTTGAGTGAAGCGTTGAAAACTAAGGATTTCAAACCATTAATAAATCAAAGACTGGTCAAAGTTATTGATGAcgttaatgaagaagattggAATTTATTGGAAAAGTTATCAATGGACGGTACTGAGGAGTTCTTGAAAGAGGCTCTTGCATTCGACAACGATGAATCAGATGCACAAGACGATGCCAACAATGAGAAAGAAGACGATGGGGAAGAATTctttcaacaaattgaaaCCAATTTCCAACCCGAGGGCGATTTCTCCTTGTCTGGTAATATCGAACAAACTATTTCCAAGAACTTGGTTTCTGGCAACATTAAGAGCGCTGTGAAAAATTCTCTAGAGAATGACTTACTAATGGAGGCCATGGTGATCGCATTAGATTCAAATAACGAAAGATTAAAGGAAAGTGTCAAGAATGCCTATTTTGCGAAGTATGGATCTAAATCATCGCTCTCGAGGATACTATACTCCATTTCTAAGAGGGAAGTAGATGATTTGGTTGAAAATTTGGATGTCTCTCAGTGGAAGTTTATCTCTAAAGCAATTCAAAACTTATATCCAAATGATATCGCCCAGAGGAATGAAATGTTGATTAAATTGGGAGACAGGTTAAAGGAAAATGGTCATAGACAAGATTCTTTGACTTTGTACTTGGCTGCCGGATCATTAGATAAGGTGGCTTCAATTTGGTTATCAGAATTTCCAGATTTGGAGGAtaaattgaagaaagataaTAAGACAATTTATGAAGCTCATTCCGAATGTCTAACTGAGTTCATTGAAAGATTCACCGTATTTTCCAACTTCATTAATGGAAGCTCTACCATTAATAATGAGC
This is a stretch of genomic DNA from Saccharomyces cerevisiae S288C chromosome IV, complete sequence. It encodes these proteins:
- the SEC31 gene encoding Sec31p (Component of the Sec13p-Sec31p complex of the COPII vesicle coat; COPII coat is required for vesicle formation in ER to Golgi transport; mutant has increased aneuploidy tolerance), yielding MVKLAEFSRTATFAWSHDKIPLLVSGTVSGTVDANFSTDSSLELWSLLAADSEKPIASLQVDSKFNDLDWSHNNKIIAGALDNGSLELYSTNEANNAINSMARFSNHSSSVKTVKFNAKQDNVLASGGNNGEIFIWDMNKCTESPSNYTPLTPGQSMSSVDEVISLAWNQSLAHVFASAGSSNFASIWDLKAKKEVIHLSYTSPNSGIKQQLSVVEWHPKNSTRVATATGSDNDPSILIWDLRNANTPLQTLNQGHQKGILSLDWCHQDEHLLLSSGRDNTVLLWNPESAEQLSQFPARGNWCFKTKFAPEAPDLFACASFDNKIEVQTLQNLTNTLDEQETETKQQESETDFWNNVSREESKEKPTVFHLQAPTWYGEPSPAAHWAFGGKLVQITPDGKGVSITNPKISGLESNTTLSEALKTKDFKPLINQRLVKVIDDVNEEDWNLLEKLSMDGTEEFLKEALAFDNDESDAQDDANNEKEDDGEEFFQQIETNFQPEGDFSLSGNIEQTISKNLVSGNIKSAVKNSLENDLLMEAMVIALDSNNERLKESVKNAYFAKYGSKSSLSRILYSISKREVDDLVENLDVSQWKFISKAIQNLYPNDIAQRNEMLIKLGDRLKENGHRQDSLTLYLAAGSLDKVASIWLSEFPDLEDKLKKDNKTIYEAHSECLTEFIERFTVFSNFINGSSTINNEQLIAKFLEFINLTTSTGNFELATEFLNSLPSDNEEVKTEKARVLIASGKSLPAQNPATATTSKAKYTNAKTNKNVPVLPTPGMPSTTSIPSMQAPFYGMTPGASANALPPKPYVPATTTSAPVHTEGKYAPPSQPSMASPFVNKTNSSTRLNSFAPPPNPYATATVPATNVSTTSIPQNTFAPIQPGMPIMGDYNAQSSSIPSQPPINAVSGQTPHLNRKANDGWNDLPLKVKEKPSRAKAVSVAPPNILSTPTPLNGIPANAASTMPPPPLSRAPSSVSMVSPPPLHKNSRVPSLVATSESPRASISNPYAPPQSSQQFPIGTISTANQTSNTAQVASSNPYAPPPQQRVATPLSGGVPPAPLPKASNPYAPTATTQPNGSSYPPTGPYTNNHTMTSPPPVFNKPPTGPPPISMKKRSNKLASIEQNPSQGATYPPTLSSSASPLQPSQPPTLASQVNTSAENVSHEIPADQQPIVDFLKEELARVTPLTPKEYSKQLKDCDKRLKILFYHLEKQDLLTQPTIDCLHDLVALMKEKKYKEAMVIHANIATNHAQEGGNWLTGVKRLIGIAEATLN
- the ASF2 gene encoding Asf2p (Anti-silencing protein; causes derepression of silent loci when overexpressed) — encoded protein: MPKNRGVLDAITRSVIDGSDQESSSSFNSDKEYAAVTKGLSSSRVQKKSSLRQMKSKVKELQSLVNHYRENEAALVSSAKLLSGEIIGYEIKMASLHGKMKSILDENNALKETHKSSAEKRIELVRLPSSKEERNYDEYTLLVNLKKEICAKLQDYKNVQNTVNTKLDEIHTFHEKYYEGLELSLDSKVFDAESSKELAKVRRELNNVRKNSEIKVNNLKMQLLQATKSLEHLKKQAKAKDDYLKCIPELVDKANLTMLSYKKSIANQRETIEALQAELSQQSETKGQIETETQNQVQIPTNVTLVDPFEENNPEDLFAIQEQELQDLRLHKKMADERSRTTHLHLERKNNTIKLLQSYVQSLIQRLPPAQRKHHLGIFQKLGSEKSCPLAPAVASTYAPLLLLSQHSNHQEIDNTPQRLLLAAPDGQSYSEKSTTLNLDYSSRKSYLSRLQPPHIANLKSLTLKTLPRVPTDSPQLPSKDKSQETAKKDDRPKLVANEPVTLDTSTPPVAQSLADSKHCSGLHK